Proteins found in one Arachis stenosperma cultivar V10309 chromosome 8, arast.V10309.gnm1.PFL2, whole genome shotgun sequence genomic segment:
- the LOC130946061 gene encoding probable choline kinase 2 has translation MGATNEDFYAKSPINKVDYLPKEAKEILKSLASKWKNVLDPNAMEVINLKGAMTNEVFKVKWQTPTGETSQRVLVRMYGEGTEIFFNRDDEIRAFECISKSGYGPRLLGRFANGRIEEFINARTLLASDLRDPSISALIAIKMKEFHDLNMPGPKKVHLWDVLRKWLVEARKLASPEEVKMFHLDAMDNEISLLEERLSTTHQKIGFCHNDLQYGNIMIDEETKSLTLIDYEYASYNPIAYDIANHFCEMAANYHTETPHILDYSKYPDLEERRLFVETYLRSSGEEQIDSKVEQLLDDIENFTLANHLFWGFWGIISEHVNNIDFDYKEYANQRFQDYWLRKQYLMSSPASSHDSSAKEEEALTPTMKATPTKKSNGLGKLKKMFSVNKSK, from the exons ATGGGAGCAACAAATGAAGATTTTTATGCGAAAAGCCCTATAAACAAGGTAGATTATCTTCCTAAAGAGGCAAAAGAAATATTGAAATCATTGGCTAGTAAATGGAAGAATGTACTTGATCCAAATGCAATGGAGGTTATCAATCTAAAAGGGGCAATGACAAATGAGGTTTTCAAAGTCAAATGGCAAACACCAACTGGGGAAACTTCACAAAGGGTTCTGGTTAGAATGTATGGCGAGGGCACCGAAATTTTCTTTAACCGAGATGATGAGATTCGAGCATTCGAATGCATATCCAAATCTGGATATGGCCCTCGTTTGCTTGGGAGGTTTGCAAATGGCCGAATTGAAGAATTCATCAATGCTCGG ACATTATTAGCATCAGATCTACGAGATCCATCTATTTCTGCTCTTATAGCTATCAAGATGAAAGAGTTCCATGATCTTAACATGCCAGGACCAAAGAAGGTTCACCTTTGGGATGTATTGCG GAAGTGGCTTGTTGAAGCAAGGAAATTAGCTTCCCCTGAAGAAGTTAAAATGTTTCATTTGGATGCAATGGACAACGAAATCTCACTTTTGGAAGAGAGATTATCAACTACTCACCAAAAAATAGGGTTTTGCCACAATGATCTACAATATGGTAACATAATGATTGATGAAGAGACCAAATCATTGACTTTAATA gattatgaataTGCAAGTTATAATCCTATAGCATATGATATAGCAAACCACTTCTGCGAGATGGCTGCGAACTATCATACAGAAACCCCTCATATTCTTGACTACAGTAAATATCCTG ATTTGGAAGAACGTAGATTATTCGTTGAAACATATTTGAGATCTTCAG GTGAAGAACAAATTGATAGCAAAGTGGAGCAACTACTTGATGATATTGAGAACTTTACACTTGCAAATCATCTATTCTGGGGATTTTGGGGAATAATTTCG GAGCATGTAAATAATATTGACTTCGACTATAAAGAATATGCAAATCAACGGTTTCAAGACTATTGGTTGAGGAAACAATACCTTATGAGTTCTCCTGCATCATCCCATGATTCATCTGCTAAAGAAG aggaAGCATTAACGCCAACTATGAAAGCAACCCCgacaaaaaaatcaaatggacTTGGAAAGTTGAAGAAAATGTTTAGTGTTAACAAGTCAAAATAA
- the LOC130943464 gene encoding protein MAINTENANCE OF PSII UNDER HIGH LIGHT 1: MASALQANVAANTCTFSAARSFFSLKNQRACHRRSSCLFIVRASSSDDSDCNDEECAPDKEVGKVSMEWLAGEKTRVVGTYPPRKQGWTGYVEKDTAGQTNIYSVEPAVYVAESAISSGNAGSSSDGAENTAAIAAGLALISVAAASSILLQVGKNSPPQVQTLQYSGPSLSYYINKFKPPESVQASAPAKIEVSSPSEPVQPESSPEVVSEVQVEPEVLKESSSENTVS; the protein is encoded by the exons ATGGCTTCTGCATTGCAAGCAAATGTTGCTGCAAACACGTGCACGTTTTCTGCTGCCAGAAGCTTCTTCTCTTTGAAGAACCAAAGAGCTTGTCACAGGCGAAGTTCTTGCTTGTTCATAGTGAGAGCTTCTTCATCTGATGACTCTGATTGCAATGATGAAGAGTGTGCTCCTGATAAGGAA GTTGGAAAGGTCAGTATGGAATGGTTAGCAGGGGAGAAGACTAGAGTAGTGGGTACGTACCCTCCTCGGAAGCAAGGCTGGACTGGCTATGTTGAGAAGGACACTGCTGGGCAGACAAACATATATTCTGTTGAG CCAGCAGTTTATGTGGCAGAAAGTGCAATAAGTTCAGGAAATGCAGGCTCTTCTTCTGACGGAGCCGAAAACACAGCAGCAATTGCTGCAGGCCTTGCCCTGATTTCAGTTGCTGCAGCATCATCCATATTGCTCCAAGTTGGTAAGAATAGTCCACCACAGGTGCAGACACTGCAATACTCTGGACCATCACTTAGTTACTACATCAACAAGTTCAAGCCACCGGAAAGTGTTCAAGCATCGGCACCCGCCAAGATTGAAGTATCATCACCATCAGAACCTGTCCAACCTGAAAGTTCGCCAGAAGTAGTTTCTGAAGTTCAGGTTGAACCTGAAGTTCTAAAAGAGTCCTCAAGTGAGAACACAGTGTCATAG
- the LOC130946059 gene encoding glutathione S-transferase T3-like — translation MLISAWLNVSTDSVVGTDQKRETFWSRIHSYCVEFCSDISSGVVACKKRWYKINKAVAQFAGCYDQASRNIRSGSKADDIKELAYKLYSTNYGKKFTFERHWNMLRFEQKWRSQLPTQSGGSKRTKVSATRAYLFSSNPETPLTDETGVDSPVRPQGSKKSKQKGKGKAQMSENFSERKSSVVKKLSLMEDIKNVREKELMDRKKEREEEKEHRAKIMAIKEKEL, via the coding sequence ATGCTGATTAGTGCATGGTTAAATGTTTCAACTGACTCTGTAGTTGGTACCGATCAAAAGAGGGAAACATTTTGGAGTAGAATTCATAGCTACTGTGTAGAATTTTGCTCCGACATTTCAAGTGGGGTAGTTGCATGTAAGAAACGATGGTATAAGATCAACAAGGCTGTTGCACAATTTGCTGGTTGCTACGATCAAGCTAGTCGAAACATAAGGAGTGGTTCGAAAGCTGATGATATAAAGGAGTTGGCTTATAAACTTTATTCCACAAATTATGGTAAAAAATTCACTTTTGAGAGGCATTGGAACATGCTTCGGTTTGAGCAAAAATGGAGAAGCCAACTACCTACACAGAGTGGCGGCTCAAAGAGAACCAAGGTTAGTGCAACTAGAGCATACTTATTCTCATCAAACCCAGAAACACCGTTAACTGACGAGACCGGTGTGGACTCTCCTGTTCGCCCACAAGGATCAAAGAAGAGCAAGCAAAAAGGTAAGGGAAAAGCACAAATGTCTGAAAATTTTAGCGAAAGGAAATCATCGGTTGTTAAAAAATTATCCCTCATGGAAGATATTAAGAATGTTAGAGAAAAGGAACTAATGGataggaaaaaagaaagagaagaggagaagGAACATAGAGCAAAGATTATGGCTATCAAAGAGAAGGAGTTATAA
- the LOC130946060 gene encoding uncharacterized protein LOC130946060: MKEQELQAQAAMKEQELQIQMYIKEMEIKAKQRKMERMAKEREREMDEYLREPNPNDVQCLLQMAEGRGFPGMLGSIDYMHWQWKNCPKAWKGMYMSGYRGVATIVLEVVASSDLWIWHAFFGVSGSNNDINVLDRSPVFDDILNDRASEVNYTINGNNYTMGYYLAYGIYHEWATFVKSISKPQGEKRKLFAQYQEGQRKDVERAFGVLQARFAIIRGPTRFWEKKKLANIMRACIILHNMIVEDERDTYAENFAQGLEYDDVKNGLSQEIDPLHFLFTGKDLLPLSQPQLREEDFAPYHQFLQRNAQLRNRQQQRQLKEDLIEHI; the protein is encoded by the exons ATGAAAGAACAAGAGTTACAAGCTCAAGCGgcaatgaaagaacaagaattGCAAATTCAGATGTATATTAAAGAAATGGAGATAAAAGCAAAACAAAGGAAAATGGAAAGGATGGCCAAGGAAAGGGAAAGGGAGATGGATGAATACTTGCGAGAACCCAATCCAAATGATGTACAATGCTTGCTACAAATGGCGGAGGGTCGTGGCTTCCCTGGCATGTTGGGTAGCATTGACTACATGCATTGGCAATGGAAAAATTGTCCGAAGGCGTGGAAAGGTATGTACATGAGTGGTTATCGTGGGGTTGCAACCATAGTACTTGAGGTTGTAGCATCTTCAGACCTTTGGATATGGCATGCGTTCTTTGGAGTTTCTGGTTCAAATAACGATATCAACGTGTTAGATCGTTCTCCAGTGTTCGATGATATTCTAAATGACCGTGCTTCGGAGGTAAATTATACTATTAATGGTAATAATTATACTATGGGATACTATTTAGCATATGGTATTTATCATGAATGGGCCACATTTGTCAAATCAATTTCAAAGCCACAAGGAGAAAAACGCAAGTTATTTGCACAATACCAAGAAGGGCAAAGAAAAGATGTGGAGCGAGCATTCGGAGTGTTGCAAGCACGCTTTGCAATTATACGTGGTCCAACTCGTTTTTGggaaaagaagaagcttgccaACATAATGAGAGCTTGTATTATATTGCATAATATGATTGTTGAGGATGAAAGAGACACTTATGCAGAAAATTTTGCTCAAGGCCTAGAGTATGATGATGTCAAAAATGGCTTATCACAGGAAATAGATCCTCTCCA ttttttattcaccggaaaGGATCTACTCCCCTTATCACAACCTCAGCTGAGAGAAGAAGATTTTGCACCATACCATCAATTTCTCCAAAGAAATGCCCAACTTCGAAATAGGCAGCAGCAAAGACAATTGAAAGAGGACTTGATTGAACACATATGA